In Helianthus annuus cultivar XRQ/B chromosome 9, HanXRQr2.0-SUNRISE, whole genome shotgun sequence, the following are encoded in one genomic region:
- the LOC110876133 gene encoding zinc finger MYM-type protein 1-like: MSHGHDTFTVKGFDNWNKVCGKQCAFMKHIKTSHHRDALLFSQNLLNQEAHVDNSISKPNKEIIMKNRSRLKTTADVVRWLTYQACALRGHDESASSKNRGNFLELLTLLASYNDEVSKVILENAPYNAKYTSEDIQKEILSIIANKIQKHIRSEVGDSAFCVMVDESRDESKKEQMAIVVRFVDEEGMIQERFLDLVNVRDTLSVTLKTSLWKQLLHYQFDVSKIRGQGYDGASNIRGKWNRLHALGLEECPYAYYVHCFAHRLQLALVCASREVIPVHQFFTYLVDIVNVVCASSKRHDELQKAKASEVEKLLELGEINSGKGQNQLGTLRRAGIIDDVAHTTFAQRGDAEGAWRNMQSFEFVFILHLIEKVMGKTEILSQALQRKSQDILNAMELVLATKITLNNYRNDG, from the exons ATGAGCCATGGTCATGATACATTTACAGTTAAAGGGTTTGATAATTGGAATAAAGTTTGTGGGAAACAATGTGCATTCATGAAGCACATTAAAACTTCACATCATAGAGACGCCCTTTTATTCAGTCAAAACTTATTGAACCAAGAAGCACACGTTGATAATTCCATATCGAAGCCAAATAAGGAGATAATTATGAAGAACCGTTCACGATTAAAGACTACTGCTGATGTAGTTCGTTGGTTGACATACCAAGCTTGTGCTTTACGAGGACATGATGAATCTGCTAGTTCTAAAAATCGAGGTAATTTTCTGGAATTGCTAACACTACTTGCTTCTTATAATGATGAAGTTTCAAAGGTTATACTAGAGAATGCTCCTTATAATGCAAAGTATACTTCTGAAGATATTCAAAAAGAAATTCTTAGTATTATTGCAAATAAAATTCAAAAGCATATTCGTAGTGAAGTGGGGGATTCGGCCTTTTGTGTCATGGTTGATGAGTCACGAGATGAGTCAAAGAAAGAGCAAATGGCCATAGTTGTGAGATTTGTTGATGAAGAAGGGATGATACAAGAAAGGTTCTTGGATTTGGTTAATGTTAGGGATACTTTATCAGTAACCCTAAAAACAAGTTTGTGGAAACAACTTTTGCATTATCAGTTTGATGTAAGTAAAATCCGTGGGCAAGGTTATGACGGTGCTAGCAATATAAGAGGGAAATGGAACAGATTACATGCACTTGGTCTTGAAGAATGTCCTTATGCGTATTACGTTCATTGCTTTGCTCACAG GTTACAACTTGCCTTGGTTTGTGCTTCAAGGGAAGTTATTCCAGTACACCAATTCTTTACATACTTGGTTGACATAGTTAATGTGGTTTGTGCTTCTAGTAAGCGGCATGATGAATTACAAAAGGCAAAGGCAAGCGAGGTTGAAAAGTTATTGGAACTGGGTGAAATCAATTCAGGGAAAGGACAGAATCAACTTGGGACATTAAGAAGAGCTG GAATAATCGATGACGTAGCTCATACTACTTTTGCTCAACGTGGAGATGCTGAAGGAGCTTGGCGTAACATGCAATCATTTGAGTTTGTCTTTATTCTTCACTTGATTGAGAAAGTAATGGGAAAAACCGAAATACTTTCTCAAGCATTACAAAGGAAATCCCAAGATATTCTGAATGCCATGGAATTAGTTTTGGCAACAAAGATTACTCTAAATAATTACAGAAACGATGGATAG